The DNA window TGAGAATAGGATGAAGAAAATATTTCTCCTATATCTTATGTGCTTGTTTGTAATTATGGTTTGATTTATCAGGATGAGAATCGGTACAGTGCTGGGAGAGGTGCACACATAAATCTAAAACGTGCAGAGCGAGCAAGAATTATGATAAGTAAAATACCAGGTACTTCACTAGAGACTAGAACTTTTTTGTTTCTTGATCAAGCTGGTTACGTGTCTGGAGGTAACGTGCTATGATTTTCAGCTATGGTTGAAAACCTGATTAGACATTCGCTGGCATGGGAGGATGAGAAACATAAACAGTTTCTCTATGATGGGGTTGGTTTTCCAAAAATTTTCATCTGCAATTTCAAGTTTTTATTTCTTCTCTATGATTGAGTAATTGGCTCTTTTGTTTTTGTGTCATTTGCCTTCAGGTTCATCTAGTATCAATACTGGAGGATTACAAACTAACTAGAATACAGAAGGAAGAGGAGAAAAAGCGTTCCAGGGTAAACAAATTCAAACGATCTGAGTAAAGTTTCTTGatgtttatattttatgcatcgATTAGATGTTTCCTTACTAAGATGTTCTTTATAACAACTGATATTACAGTTACTTACCATATACCGATTGTATGGACATTGCGTTGCATCAtatagttataaaaataaccaaTGATTATCCTGTGCCCCTGTGATATGAAATTTTCTGTTCAGGATCATAAAAAACTCCAAAATATGCTACTTGCGGAGAAAGAAGCGATGTATGGTTCTAAGCCAAGTCCTAGAAGAAGTAACAGCTTTAGGACTACAAATGGGTACCAAGCATATGGAAATGGATCTGTGACCCCTTCACCCCGTCGGAACTCTGTTGGCTGTGCAACTCCGGAGGTCCAAACTCCACGTTCTTATTTTGGCCGACAAAACGGGTATTTCAAGGAAATGAGAAGACTTTCCACTGCTCCTCTTAACTTTGTGGCAATCCCCAAAGAAGATACAATGTCTTTTTCATCTGTTTACGGTTCAGAGCCAGAGTCCCCCCAGAGCTAAAAGTAGATTTGAAGCGGTACATTTTTCCTTATTATAATTTATCTACCTCTACTCCACTGCGATTGATGTTTCTGCTCAAAGATAAGAATTTAGATCGCAGCTTTGAGAGATTGAATTGTGTATCCAGACTGTTGAACATTATCATTGCAAATAAGCTACACGATCTGTTTTGAACCAGTCAAGGAtttgttaaaaagaaaaaaagaattgTTTCAACTTTGCTCACACTGCTGATACTCTGGTTTGTGAAGTTTCAGCAAATTCGATCCAAGGGTCTCAGTTTTTCTCAACTTCCTCTGTTTTATATAAATAGTTTTATGCTGCAAGTTTTTCTGATACCCACTTTTTATTTATTCAGATTTTTAACACCCCACTTTTACAGAAACACTTATCTTCTGATTAATATGGGATGCTATGTTGAAAGGACCAGCTTAAGGTTGTGAATATAGCTGGATTTATGCTGTACCAGCTTCTTCCAAACATGTTTTAGCAGTAGGCAGTGGCAACTGACATTTAGACATCCTGCTACTCGATGATGGATTGAGGCTGCATCCTAGTGTTTTGTACACCTTGGTAGAGATAGACAAGTGCATATGCTGTTTTCAAACTGGAAGTTCTTACCGTTTGACTCACTCTATTTCCTTTCTAGTTTACATTTGTTTTGTATATATTTCTGCCAAGACCACTCTATTTGTTGACTTGATTTGTTGTGTAAGTTTTATAGCTCTTGTGTCTGGTGAATTTGTTATAATAGAACGCTCATATCGTGGATTGTGAGAATCCACAAACTAGTCGAAAAGCTCAAACTTTATTCAGAACTAATTTGGAAACTCCAGCTCATGAGCTTGTTTAACAAGTACACTTGTACCCATATTATTGTATTAAACTCGAACTTGAATTCAAATTACGAAAttgttagaactcaagcaatTTGTGTATAGCTTGATATCACTAGCCAATATGTTTGCACCTTGGTATCGCAAAAAGCGCCAAAGTTGATGAACAAAAAGCAAACAATGCGTTTTCCTTTTCATGGTTAATCTTTTATGATTCCATTCTGCAGAAATGTTTCGGATTTAGCAGAGACTGATACATCTAGAAGATAACACGCAAGAAATTGTGGTACCATAGGCCTAGCCTCTGATGTGCCAACAAAGGTGATTGCTCTTTCAAGATTCAAACTTGGTTTACTCGCTGGTGCTGAAGcatttgatatattttattaCACTCTGGTGGAAGAGGGCCCTTCGATGAAGGAGTGGTTTTGACATGGTCTTGATCATGACGAAGGCCGTGATGCCTCTTGCGCCTTGTTCCCAAACGAACTCTTTCCTCCTGCAATTTACCGTCAGAGATGCAACTTGATTAAAATCGGATGCTGGATATATGGAGTTATCAAGGCTGTGATAAAATATcatatggattttttttttttttttgcctgtTGGAGATTTTTGCAACTTTTTTAGGATGCTTTgggtttattattattattattattattattattattattgggcTAAAATCTACAATCAATAAAATTAGATTGTTACAAAACATACTAATAATATAATACAAActcaaaatcaaataaaatatggAGAAAATTGTAAGTTTTCTTCATGTATCTTTCTTCACGATTTTGGTCCGATTTGTTATTCAAATTTAGTATTAGTCATATATTTTCTGGTTTTTAacaattttagtcttttttttattatgagTGTTGATGTGATATTATACACATCAGCGCTAGTGGCATGTCGGATAAAGAAATAAATTTGTCAAGAAGAGAAAGATAATAGATTAAGACTGAAATTTAACGACATGGATGACCAAAATCACAAAAATATAAACATATCACACTAAAAATGCATTTTTTCCTAATATACATACACTCAAGATTTAAAAACACGCTGAAttgacaaaatttaatttttagaaaatattgtAATTTTAGTCATGTAAGTTGGTCTGTTTTGAGTTTTACTCCAGTATCTTGTCAAAGTTTGGTTTTCATATAATAACTTATATGATTTATAGTTTtggtcattttttttttctgcaaCCACTAAATCTATGACACTGATATTCTCTTACATAGTCCATGTCACGCATATTAAAATAcacataaacaaaaataaatgtaAACGAGAATTTTTTTCCTCTCGTTTTAAAATATTGAGGTCATGTtgctttatttttttcttttttttatggattaattttaGTTTGAGTAATAGGATATTTATTCTCCTAAATGTGTCACATATGATAAAATTGGTgtcaaataaatcatattcgAAAGATTTAGTGGTTTCGGAAAAAAgaccaaaacaaaaaaaattcaaattattgtATTAAAATCAAACTTTGACAAGTTATATGACTAAAATTAAAAACATATCTACgttgaattaatttgatttggtTTATTTTTATCCAAAACTTGAATCAAAccaatttttataatttaatcaattttaaAACCAATTGAAAATGTTATTGCATGAAAATCAATCCAAATCATgcaatttgatttgatttgattttagaGTTTGATTCAGTTTTTCAACACCCCTAACTAAATAATATTAGACTAGATCGATTTTCATTCTACACGTCTTTCTAATTATCTCaagttattaattattattgtatATTATTTCCGTTTAATTTTGAAAACTCAACAAAAGATGAATGAATATCATCCATATATCgtatataaacatgattttttttttagtttcttGTTTTATATCCCTCTGTTTAGCTTGAAAAATTTGTCTACGAATCTAATATTTTATTGGACATTGATAAAACATACACGATTCTAAATTCTTGATCTATATAGTTAGTTCATGTAAATAAGAAAGAGATGCTCACTTTGATGAAAGAAGAGTGAGGCAATGGGCAGTTCACTGGTCCGTCCTGGTGCGGATCAGGTTCAATCGGATGCTCGATTGGCCATAACCCGAAGTAGCTCTTCTCTTTATGTATCCCCAAGTCTGTACCAGAATCTGCGGTGTCCTCTACCATTGCATCCATGTTTTGTTTTTGGTCCCCGGCCTACGTATTAAGCCAAAAAATGAAATGAAGGGGCCGTATATATCGTGGGTAGGAAAGACAGATTTGGCATGATGGGATTTCTCCAAACAGTGAAAAGAGAGGAAAGATTCCCACCACTTTGCTTCATATACTCACGAAAGATAGATTTGGCATGATGGGATTTCTCCAAACAGTGAAAAGAGAGGAAAGATTCCCATCACTTGGCTCCATATAACAGTACTTTTCCTTTGGTAAATGAAACCAAAGTTCATATTTCCATTCTTTAATCATTAATGGGACCATGTTTCTGAAACAGCGTAGCTTTTTTACTTTCACCGCTTAAGTTTGAAAATAGAGACAAATATCCCACTTTTCgttttgctttcttgttttTTGCAGAAGCTGCAGTGAGAGATGGGTGGGCATGGCATCCAAGAAAAGCGTGGAAGAGTGGTGAATGCTAGACGGCGACTTTTCTACATTTTACTAATAAGGATCATTTTCGCTAGCTGCTAACCACATTCCAtctttttttcttcaaagaattgtaaaaaaaaaggaGGAATCTCGTTAATAATCTTAGCTCTAAGAAGTATTCCAACCATAGTCTTTGATTTGGTCGATCAACTTGTGAGTGAAATTCTTAAAGGTTCGTTAGCCTATCCATAAAAAAGGGCTGGCCGATCATCCCAAAATAAGCCAAAATCAACGGGTTTTCCCTTTGACATGCATTGGGGTGACGAAATTTACGAGGAAAATTTTCATTTGATCAAAGTTGATTGCTTATGTttgtcaaaaaaataaaaagttgaGCTTCTTGCGGAAGTATTATAAACTGTGCAAGGATGAGAATCACTGCATTATCAACCACGGTCTATCATGTATGGAATTTGCGAAGACATTTTTATGAAGATCAAGATCcatacttattgttatattcCTGAGAAGTTACTGTTGTTTTATTTCATCTATGATTTCGTGATTTCTGTACTGTAAGTTGAGGTACGTTGTAGTATTTGAATGATGTTTCTCTCCTGAGAATGTCCAAtgtatttgtattttaaattttttacccgtttttaatgaatattcattaaaaaaaataaaaaataaaccaCAACATTGTATGACAGTTTTAGTTGACTACAAGAAATTTCTACCATCGGCTGTTCCCTTTTTAGATTAGGAaaatatcatgatcatcatttaGTTGCCCATAGTTTTTTTCTATTTCACTGTCAAACCAATGTATTTgtcttattttatttgaaatatcCGAGACCGACAAATACAATCACTAGCTTAGCTAAGTATTATTAGTCATTTAAACTTGGTTACTCACGAAtcagaaaatcaaataaaataaatactatctgtattatattattgatatttagACAAAATTTGGTTGGAAAAAAGTTGAAAATCCAAATCTCTCGTTCTCTCCTTTAATATTGGAAAATATATCATACTCTGTTCATCTAGAAAGCTGAAATACTCCTCTTTGTTTGATGTTGGTCCTTTAAGAAGTTGCTGTGAACATTCTTACAATCAACATATTGTGAGAAGAAACTTTAAGTTTCCACTCGTGCATTTTTATAGACAAAATAAATGCAGGACGAGCGCTTACTTTTTTACCAAATGTTATAGCTAATAGTagtggtgcaactcaaatcttttaaaccgcacaacagctcaagcaccactgTTTGATCGTTTTACCATGCAGAgacaattattacacccaaCAATAAACGCTCAGCTGCAGAAACTTCTTCTGCAGTTGCAGGAGGAAATAACAACATTGCACGAGCGAGAAAAAAAGGTAATAGAAGCATCCTTCGAGGGAAGTTTCCCGTCATCATTATTGACTGTAGTTCATTAATGTGAAACAATTTTTTATATACATGTTCAAACTTTAAATAGAGAACGTATTCAAACTCGCAATAAACACGGTCACGAAACATTAGCAAGCAAAAGATAGTAAAATGTTTTCTCAAAATTTGTCCATTAATTAGAAGAGAAGAAAGATTTCATAATCCTACTCTCAGTGGCCAGAAAATGTTGCTAGCCAATGAAACAAATGTAAACGAGAACCTCATTAACAGCTTTACGAGGCCCAAATGTCTAGGTTTTAAACACAAAGCATGTATTCGAAAATTCAAGAACTTGAAGAACGGAGCAAACCTCTGCCAAAGGTCACTGAATATGTACAGTGAAAACATAAGTGATGTGGTGTCAATCCAGTCGAGGCTAACAGAAAATAAGTCTATCTGATTGTTACGAACTTGTTGGTACCGTGTTTTGCCCAGTAAGTCCTCAGGTCAATTGAGTTAGCGAAATCATAGCCTTCGGATGCAAGTTTTTCCAAGACTTTTTTGAAAGCACCCTGACTCATCTTTCGCCCTGCAATTCTTGCTCCTCGCCTTTTGGTGCTCATAGGCAACGGATACATGGATATAGTCATCGTGCAACAAGCTGACTGCCAACCCCCAAACCCCCAGCGATAGCACTGCTGGGGAGTACCCGTACAAGAGCAAACAGGAATCGGTATACCAGAAATGTCGAAATCAACTCCATTTATCACAACATCTACGTTCTTCTTCAAAGTTTTTGCACGATGAACTGAGGATTTACCATTTTCCTTCGGCACAGGACCTTTTCTTGGCTTCTTTGATTTCAAAGTCTTTGGGGCCGCAGGAGCTCCTCTCTTTT is part of the Primulina eburnea isolate SZY01 chromosome 1, ASM2296580v1, whole genome shotgun sequence genome and encodes:
- the LOC140841930 gene encoding protein BASIC PENTACYSTEINE1-like, translated to MDEDSLRNWGYYEPSFKGHLGLQLMSSMVDRHTKPFLSGHDNPLMVSPNGTYHPRDRVPAELPATHMDYVRDSWINHREKFLQMFPTNTFSPVLAETSGTHHAMPAAHQPDPTKDTESNTEEPNVKKGHVPAKKRGAPAAPKTLKSKKPRKGPVPKENGKSSVHRAKTLKKNVDVVINGVDFDISGIPIPVCSCTGTPQQCYRWGFGGWQSACCTMTISMYPLPMSTKRRGARIAGRKMSQGAFKKVLEKLASEGYDFANSIDLRTYWAKHGTNKFVTIR